The following are encoded together in the Nitrospira sp. genome:
- the rpmG gene encoding 50S ribosomal protein L33: MREIIDLACTVCKQRNYTTRKNKKNDPDRLERNKFCKFCRKHIAHKEVK; encoded by the coding sequence ATGCGAGAAATTATCGACTTGGCCTGTACGGTCTGCAAGCAGCGGAATTATACGACCCGCAAAAACAAGAAGAATGACCCGGACCGCTTGGAGCGGAACAAGTTCTGCAAATTTTGCCGGAAGCACATCGCCCACAAAGAAGTGAAGTAA